A DNA window from Carnobacterium funditum DSM 5970 contains the following coding sequences:
- a CDS encoding DUF1475 family protein — MKKINFIYYLCAIAMVISLGNVFINGDFSVEGSALLNNNWGVMSLVDLFAGIIIFSTWIVFREKNKLLIGVLLVLMVLFGFLTASLYILVNLYKSKGDWTEFFFGSRRKEIVEKLNTTRK, encoded by the coding sequence GTGAAAAAAATTAATTTTATTTATTATTTATGCGCAATAGCAATGGTTATCTCTTTGGGAAATGTATTTATAAATGGTGATTTCTCAGTAGAGGGTTCGGCACTGTTAAATAACAATTGGGGAGTTATGTCTTTGGTGGATCTCTTTGCAGGAATCATTATCTTTTCAACTTGGATTGTATTTAGAGAAAAGAATAAACTATTGATTGGAGTACTTTTAGTTTTAATGGTGTTATTTGGATTTTTAACTGCAAGCTTGTATATACTAGTTAATTTATATAAAAGTAAAGGCGACTGGACGGAATTTTTCTTCGGCAGTAGAAGAAAAGAGATAGTAGAAAAATTAAATACTACAAGAAAATGA
- a CDS encoding haloacid dehalogenase type II has translation MIKTVLFDMNETLLDLNVLKEKFGKHFEDKYVLNYWFAKLLHSSTVIGGMDEYTDFGKLSEAALESVFLESGKELTDEIKTDILGSFRNLPAYDDVPAALKLLRDNDIKVISVTNSSYKMVKEQLIHSGLIDLFDSYYSVESVQKYKPFKDIYHYVMNEENIHADETVMVATHDWDLFGAKKVGLVTAYIKRKEDQYNPYYLKPDMSNRNLVDLVEEIIRFN, from the coding sequence ATGATAAAAACGGTATTATTCGATATGAACGAAACACTGCTAGATTTGAACGTATTAAAAGAAAAATTTGGGAAACATTTTGAGGATAAATATGTGCTTAATTATTGGTTTGCCAAGTTGCTTCACTCCTCCACTGTCATCGGCGGTATGGATGAATACACTGATTTTGGAAAACTTTCAGAAGCTGCGTTAGAAAGTGTTTTTTTAGAGAGTGGCAAAGAGTTAACAGATGAAATCAAAACGGATATTTTAGGTTCATTTAGAAATTTACCAGCATATGATGATGTCCCTGCAGCGCTTAAATTATTAAGAGACAATGATATAAAAGTCATTTCCGTAACGAATTCTTCTTACAAAATGGTTAAGGAGCAGCTGATTCATTCAGGACTTATTGATTTATTTGATTCGTATTATTCTGTAGAGTCCGTACAAAAATATAAACCATTTAAAGATATCTACCACTATGTAATGAATGAAGAAAACATTCATGCTGATGAAACGGTCATGGTTGCGACTCATGATTGGGATTTATTTGGTGCTAAAAAAGTTGGACTTGTCACAGCTTATATCAAACGTAAAGAAGATCAATACAACCCTTACTATTTGAAACCAGATATGTCAAATAGAAACTTAGTGGATTTAGTCGAAGAAATTATTCGTTTTAACTAA